Part of the Musa acuminata AAA Group cultivar baxijiao chromosome BXJ2-7, Cavendish_Baxijiao_AAA, whole genome shotgun sequence genome is shown below.
TTCCCCTTAGCGAGAGACTCTTCCTTTTTGGTGATACTACTACTGAAGCAGCAGCCCATCCTACAGCTAAGCTGGCATCTCCTCCAGCAGCAAGAACAGCAGTTACGGATGAACTTTTAGATCTTGGCGTATCTGAAAGGGAGGAACCTTGGATTTTTTTTTGGTGTTTCTACCGTGAAGACAATGCAAGTTCCCTCACAGCGTCATCCTCTCTCCCGTTTCTCTTTTCGACATGTGAAGGGACGACGCAACAGAAGAATGAGATCCTCGTTATAGTCCCAAGAAGAGGGAGAGAGGATTCTTTTGTCTTTGGGTCAAAAAGTATGGGGACGGTTTAAAATGCATTGCGGTTACCCTAAAATATAAATCTTCATGTCCATGCCTTTTCTTTTTCTGCTTACATATATGCCTTTTGACTGACTTTAAAGATTATTACATGATTTTTATATACTATTACATTGTTTTACAAAGTGTCAATCTGTTCAAATTCGATTTAAAAATCTCTATAATCATCtaaaaaatcaatatttatatcataaaaatttaatatttatatcATAAATGAACGGTGTGATACTCGATTATTCTTACAAATAggcttaaaatttttttaagatcacataaaaaatataaaaacaatgaaatcactatatataaatatatatattatgtttgtTTAATATATTGAAAGATGATTGTGATgtgaataattttaaatttatgatattaCATAGTTAAAGCTTTATGGTATCTCTCAACCACCTGAAACTTTCACCATAAACAATATGAGTCAAATATGATACTAATatgcttttttttataattattttaggaTGATTTTATACGTTTTTTTTTTACCTGAAATCTGGTGTTATTTTAGGTAGAATTTATAGTCAAGTGtagtttaatttttatttttagtaatgACATGAAGTTTctctaaaccactataaactttcaTTATAGGAGTCAAATATGATACTAATACTATTTTTAGTGGTTTTATTATTTGGTGATGATTTAAGAGAGAGGTATCTTATGTCGAATTTTACATGTTTTCAGCAAGAATATATAGTTGAGTGTATTTTTGTCTGTTGCTGAGTGTAATAAGATGAAGCTACTCCAACCAAACTTTGGAGTCAAATATAATACTTAAAAGTTATTTTCATTTTAGGATGAttattgatgaggatagtaataatgataagactcggctgacgtcaaccgatgcctcacgcctcgatcgacgtgaCTGCGCTCGGTCAACCGAACCGGAACACCGACCGAGacgcattaacgcctactcaggctcggttcttcacgccacgccaacgcccatgtcagacgctaccagcctgcctcctgcaagcgggcacatcaaacaacagtaagcttccctataaataccctctcgttcattagagagagagagggggagacaCGCAAAACAACTTCTTCATCTGAATCCCCCTTCActatcaactaacttgatcgtcggaggggtcgggccgagcaccccgacccgacctttatgcacgtgcgaagccgagggtcccTACCAGACGTGCggacgaggagttcctgcccggaggaaacgacgaccccgtcccgattGGACCATCGCACCCGACCACCTCGGCGGGCTCTAGGAACTCCCCCGGGAGATCCCTGCCGTCCGGACCCGAGCCAAGCCACGTcagccccgaggccatggctcaaGGCTGTTTCCCACaatagattggcgctagaaggaggggccTGGGATgccgggtgatcacccgagcggctAAGATGAGCTCACGActgagaggtcacacccgaccgaagcctcgggggaacatcccccgcacggagaccatcgtgacgaacaccctgCCATGACCTCCGAATGATATTGGCGAATATTCAACAACCCGGGCTTGTTGTCGCCCGACGGCGCCCCAATCGACTCAACGCCCGTGTCActcgaggcctttcaggacctcgcccgtcaagtccgagctctgatggaaatggtgcaaaccattatcccacTCGTTTCTCATCCGGCGCACCCGCCCGCGATCGAACCACAACGACAACGCGAGGCGCTCGTTCGGGCCCATATGACACTACTggagccccccacttcgcctcgaGTCCAACcagccccactcggggatccaatgatggcaaacccgagcggttGCCCGGAACCCGAGGTACTCTCTTTGGACTCCCTGCTGGCCCAATTGCGCTTCGTCAGCCAacgactcgacgaggtgcaggaagaggttcgcaggtctaagggagagctcggggaggatgcacaccaagggtctcccttcacgccTGAGATACAGGTTCTgacagtccccccggacttccagctcccctctctgaACGCTTACGATGGCTCCAGCTCCCCTCCTGCCTTGGTCTCTTCTAAGCAaaggttcagtatctacctgactaCCTCCCGGCTCGCGGTTAGCCCCAACCTAAATCCTTCTGAATCTACACGGCTCAGCCGAAGTCTGCTCGAGTCCACctcaacgcggcctgcccgcttgagtcgtgtccctcggccttTGCCACATCCCTCGGCCATAGTCGGCCCGAGTCGACCTCAGTGCGGCCTGCTCGCTTGAGCCATGTCCCCCGGCCATAGTCGGCCCGAGCCCCCCCTCAGGGCGGCCTCTCGGCCCAAGCCACGTCCCTCAGTCGTAGACTGCTCGAGTCCACCTcagcacggcctgcccgcctgagtcatgtccctcggtcgtagactgccgagtccacctcagagcggcctacccgcctgagtcGTATCCCTCggcctttgccatatccctcggccgtagactgccgAGCCCCCCTCAGGGCGGCCTCTCGGCCCAAGCCACGTCCCTCGGCTGTAGACTGCTCGAGTCCATCTCAGCGCGACCtacccgcctgagtcgtgtccctcggcctttgccatatccctcggccgtagactgccgAGCCCCCCTCAGGGCGGCCTCTCGGCCCAAGCCACGTCCCTCGACCGTAGATTGCCCGAATCCACCTCAGCGCGACCTACCCGCCTGAGTCATGTCCCTCggcctttgccatatccctcgACCGTAGACTGTCGAGCCCCCCTCAGGGCTGCCTCTCGGCCCAAGCCACGTCCCTCGACCGTAgactacccgagtccacctcagcgcggcctgcccgcctgagtcgtgtccctcggccttCGTCATATCCCTCGACCGTAGACTGCCGAGCCCCCCTCAGGGCTATCTGCCACCCGAGCCACACCCCTCGGCCATGTTGCTCGAGACCACGCCTTCGCGacctgtccgcctgcgtcgtgctcctcggtcgcatgatgcatgagaccacacctacgcggcctacccgcctgcgtcgtgctcctcggccgcatgatgcccgagacacacctgcgcggccagcccgcctgtgtcatgctcctcggctccatactcCCCGGGATCACACCTgcacggtcagcccgcctgcgtcgtgttcctcggcttcatgctccccgagacacaccaacgcggccagcccgtctgaaagctaaagccatgcctcggactcccgttacaacgatcgatgcatagcttctttccaggggggaatatgatgatgatagtaattatgataagactcggctgacgtcaatcgacgcctcacgcctcgatcgacgcaaCTGCACTCGGTCAACCGAACCGGAATActggccgaggcgcattaacgcctactcaggctcggttcttcacgccacgccaatgcccatgtcagacgctaccagcctgcctcctgcaggcgggcacatcaaacaacagtaagcttccctataaataccctctcgttcatcagagagagagggggagacaCGCAAAACAACTTCTTCATCTGAATCTCCCTTTActatcaactaacttgatcgttggaggggtcgggccgagcaccccgacccgacctttgtgcaggtgcgaagccgagggtccccgcCGGACGCGCGGACGAAGAGTTCCTACCCGGAGGAAATGACGACCCCatcccgatcggaccatcgcaccCGACAACCTCGGCGGGCTCGAGGAATGCCCCCGGAAGATCCCCGCCGTCCGGATCCGaatcgagccgcgtcggccccgaggccactgctcaaagttgtttcccacaataaTTATATGGATATTTTATGTCcattttaatatattttcaagTTGAATCATTGTATTTTAGTCTATTTTCAAGTGTAACAAAATAGAGTTTCTTAAAGCTACCAAAATGTTTCACCATGAGAGTCAAATACGATACTAATATTCCTTATAGTGACTTTTACATTTTAGGATAGCTTTATGAATATTTTGTCGAATTTTACACTCCCTTAGGTAGAATCAGCAGTCAAGAATAGTTTAGTTCATTTTTTATTATAACAAAATAAAGTTCTCTAAAGTACTTAAAACTTTTATCATTTGAGTAATATATGATACCAATATCCtatctattttttttcattttaggaTGATTTTATGGGTATTTAATGTTGGATTTAATACATTTTAAGGTTAAATTTATAATCGAGAGTATTTTAAATTGTTTTGGAGTGTAACAACATGAAGTTTCTTCAAATCATCGAAAATGTTTATCAAAAGAAGTAAAATATAATACAAATACATGCTCcatcattttttaattattttagggGTTTCTTATTTCAAATCTTGGGTGTTTTCATGTTGAATCTATAGCTGTAAATCAAttcattttcaagtgtagcaatgATAAATTTCTCCAATCCACCAAAATCTTTATCATAAAAGTCAAATATAAGCACTAATACATTAATTATTTGGATATTTTATGTCGAATTTGAGATAGTGATAAGTAGTGATTCCAAAACTCTTGTAGGAAAGATTTTATGATAAGGACTAAGGAACAAGGATAGAAATTCAATGACTATATTTGAACAAATGTCAAAAGTTAAAAGACGGAAAGCTTCGCTATGGAATAGATTGATGTCTCCAACACTCCGTCACGTTGCCTTTACTAGATTTTGTGCTTCTTGATCATAAGATACATTAGACAAAGGGAGGGAGGGTATCACTAGATAGATAAATGGGGAGAACAAAAGAGATAAATTTAGGATTTCTTAAATCAGACCAGTTTAGTTAGAGGACAACAATTAAAACCATAGCCTAGAATGGATAAgttatgaaaaaaaagaaaagaaatgacatTGGTAATTCTAGTTAGGAACCCCATCTGATTAAAAAGAATTAGGGtggatatatatatttgtttggataaatttattttgtttttttttattaattaatagtgAAACATAATCGAGtgggaaaaaacaaaaaacaaaaaacaaaaaataaaaacaaaattgatatcCCACCGGCTCTACTTCAGTCGCTCGCATCACGTGTTTTTGGTTCCTTTCTCGCGAGCCTCGCGTCCTTGTTGTTTTTGGTTCCCTTCTCGCGAGCCTCGCGTCATCGTCATCATTGGATTCCATAGGCGCGTCAGTCGCGTCGTGTGTagggaagaagacatacggaggaAGTGAAAGTGGCCGAAGCCATCGGTCCGTCCTATTTAGTTTTTGTCCTGTGGGTCGTTCTTATTTAGGATCAACCATGAATTAAGTGACTCCTCGACACAGGGAACGTGCCATTTGTCGGCAGCGATAGCCACTGCGCTAAATGTCTCGAGTGCTGTCGACAAAATGACAGCATTCGGAAGCTACAGTTGTTTAATGTTCCACTTGCtggttatcattttttttttttttgttgttgaattTTCAGCCGACAAtttgaattgaaaaaaaaaaggttgatcGTCCAAGCCTCATGATTGGCATAATCAACCTATCTAGTTATTAGATGATATGTATAGAGTTTGGGTTTTACGATCCATTATACCATCTTTTGGATGAAAGTTTTGATAGAGGAGTGAAGGACTCCGAAACCTAAGACCACACGGTTGTAAAGAATCACCACTAAGACCACACGGTTTGTAAGGAATCATCAACAAATGGGCACCATTCATAAAcgaatatataaatatgtatgtcgTGGGGCATCACTAGACGACGACGACCCTAACTAAAGAGAAAACAGCGGATACTGGGAGTGGTGAATCATCATCATAAGGCAGCAacatagcggcgacgacactgaagATATATGCTCTACCGGAAAAAGGAGAGTCGAGTCGAGTCGAGTCGAGTCTAGTCGAGGGCATGCCTTTCCGCCTCCGAtaccagcctcaagtcaacctatTCTGGAGTTATCCCTACCGAAGACAAGAGTGGTAGCCCAGTTGACTGCGACGTAGAACCTGTTCCTCCAGCTTACCACACGAGTCAGGTAGGCGGAACGCCAAATAAACCAGCTGACGAACCCAGCCATGGAAATGCCCTTTGCATCCTGTGGAACAATGTCAAGAGAGAAACTTGAGCGTCATACAGCTTCTTTCATGGCGTATCAAGATGGCGGCGGCATGAATAAAAGCACCTTGCTCTGCCTTAGATCCACTAATGCTTTGTAGCGCCCGACAGACGCCATGCTTCCTAGGTGCCTGTACACGAAGGGATCCCCCAGAGGAATGTCTTTGGCACAGTGCGCCCTGCCACCATTTTGCTTGCCCATCTGATTGAACAAATTAGCCAGATATTTGCCTTCCCTCTCAGCAACCTGCAGTTTGCAGGACGCATGAGGTCCGAGGGCTGAGAGTAGTTTCAACGATCTTGAACCACTTATAATCGAGCGATGCTACATCACCACAAGGTCTAGTGTGTGGTGCAAAGAGTAAGCCGAGGAAGCTGACCTGAGCCAGAGCAGGAAGAACTGGCCTTCCCGTTTGCTCCAGGAAACCTGCACAGTCCCCGAGTGCAAAAACATCCTCCACGGAGGGAACACGAAGCCACTCGTCAACACCAATCCTGCACAGAGATTGTCCATGCGTTATGTATAATGTGAAGCCTATACACGCTGACAGCAAAGAAGGGCGTGGCGAATCTAATGTATGGAGTTCATCTCACCTTCCACCCGGAGACTTGGGAAGGTCAAGTGATTTGACAAACTCGGAGGGCCCAACTCCGGTGGACCAGACGAGCAGACCGTACGGCACACAAGTTCCATCGCTCAGAAGAATCTTCTCCGGAAGCACCTCTTTCACAACGCCTCGCACAAGGCGAACTCCCGACTGTTGCACAAGGAAAAGCTCGATCGATCGGTCTTCAAATTTCTACCTAGCAGCATTCATCGAAATCATGAACATATTACCTTTGTCAAGTGATTCGTTGCATATTGCCTCAATCCGACGTCGAACGATGATAGTATTTCACTTGCCTGCTCAACCAACCCCcacaaaggaaacaaaaaaaaaaaaaaaaaatcagctagCGGGCACCATCACGAGCTCCTGCCTAGCATGTAAATTTACAAGACGCCGAAGATTGCAAGGTACCTCTATAAGAGTAACTTGAATATAATCCTTCACGTGAGAAAACCTTTGGCGTACATCTCTCATGATGAAGTCACTCAGCTCCCCGCTGAACTCTACTCCAGTAGGGCCTCCTCCGATGACAACACAGTGTAGGAGccgcttcttctcttcttctgatATGCCTGTCGTTTCACATAACAATCGAGTACTAAGTTTCTTCGATCAGTACAGAAAGCCAACTTTTTTTAGTAATTGgcattcaaataataataataattattattattattataagccgAAGGTTCTCCCTTGTGATTGATTCTGCGGGAAGAAGACAAATCACAGCACCTCGTATTCCTTACCTGGAGCTTCCGAGAGCATGAGGTTCAAAAGAAGCTTTCTTCGTATTTCTTGAGCATGTTGTACTTCACGGAGAAACATCGCGTGTTCTTTTACTCCTTTGATATTGAAAGTTAGAGGATCCGCACCAGCCGCAATGACCAGCTTGTCGTAAGCAACCTTGAAGTGGTACGGCTCATCAGGTAGGCCAGCGCCTGAAACGGATTCACAGCACACCTGCAAGACCCAACGATCGGATGAGCTCGATAGCAAGGCAACAAATAAAAACTGTCCCTGCTAATTAGATGTTTCCTACTTGGTGCTTGTGGGTATCGATTCCTGTACAAGACGCCAGGTAGAAGTAGGAATTAGGGGCTCCGGAGAGAGCAGATTGGATCCGGTTGACAGGCTCAGCTACGGAGCGGAATTCCAGGGTCCCAACGCAGGTGGAAGCAAGCAGGGGAGTGAAAACCATATGGTTCCTCGGAGATATGCACACGATGTCATAGAGCTTCGTGTCCAGTCCTTTAAGGAAGCGGCAGCCAGCCCATCCAGTGCCAAGAACCACCACCCTCGGTTTCTCGCCGGCTTTCGTAGGCTCCAATCCTGGGACCCTTGCGTCATCAGCCCCCGAGTACAAATCATCCCGAACTGCTTCGGCTGAAGGATATTGGAAATGCGGAGTGTGGCCGATTCCTCTGCTGTTGACTCTGAAGACATCAGCTGGGCGGAGCAGAGACGAGCGGTCGCCGTTACCGCTGGAGATAACGTCCCGAAGCCAAGTGTGGTAGGGTGGAGCAGCGGGAAAGCCCTTGCGGAGCATCCCCATGTAGTGGTTTCCGGCGGCTATTCTGGCGGCCTGAGACGACTGGCTGAATGCAGTCTTGGCAATCCTAGATAGTAACATTTTGGTGGTGACAGCAGCCACAGACTGTAGAAGCAAAAGAAAGCAATATGAGCAAAGCCAACAAACAACAAGATAGATCACaagcataattaaatcatcatcatcatcatcatcatcaaacattCTAATAATTCAAGACGGTCGTCGAAACAACATCTCCCCTACCTTTTACTTATGATAAATATGATAAAGCAATTAATTACAGGCAAAGCCGCACAACAGTCCGCTAGAACAGATCCTATCGGACGGGAAAGAGGAGACGGCTGGTTCGGGCACCGAGCAACAAAGTTGCACGTGAACCGAAAAAATAAGCAAGAAACCTCACCCTATGTAATGTCACTATCGAAAaacaagaggaggaggaaaaacaCAGGTGTCAAACTAAATTTATTGTAAGATACTGCAATGTACTTTTCATCAGAAAAAAGGTTGCACAGGCGACCGGTAGAACCCAAACAAGCCCACAAGGCATTCTCGCAAACAAATTGGGAAAACAAAAGAGAGAAAATTCATGCCACGAAAAGCTCtcatttttatcataataaacttTCAAAACGTCAGGTCGATGGCAACGTCGCCTCAAGGAAACATCAAGAAAAAAACGAGAGCAACAAGGTGAGACCGGCTGTCCGTAGGTAGGAAGAAGACCGACGAGCAAGGAGCAGATGAGACGGGGAGACGGAGAGAGCCCCCGGATTTATAACCGGGGGGTGTGCTTCCGGCTCAGCGACTTCAACCACACGTTTTCTCCGAGGAGATTCTTGAACTTTTCGAAGTGGGACATCGAACCACAGACCTCGGGAGAGTCAGAGTCGTGTTCTGGAAACCGGGATGCCACTTGTCACGGAGAACGTGGACCCCAGACAGACGCGCACTCAGCCACATCAACCACTGCAAAACTCTCGTCTCCCTCGCCTTGTGCGTCCGCCCCGGACGCCAAGATTGACTTACTACCGACACCTGTTGTGCATTTCGCAAGGAACCAAATGTTCATGTTCAATGTGGAAAACAATAACGAGGAGTTTCAACGAGCGGGGGATAGGTACAATAATAATCGTGGCAAGGGGCGATGTGTCTGCTTCTTCGTTTCACGTGTCCAAACAAGACGGAGAGGGACAGAGAGAGATGGGTGGTGCAGAATGGGAAATGGAGACGAAGGGTGAATTCCGGACCTGACTTTGCTGGCATCGGGTGGCGACGTGTTTTGACTTGGCCGCCTTCCGTGGAAGGAGTGGGGAAAATTCTGTTGAAAGAGAATATTCTCAAGTGGCGTGCATGCTTTTGACAACGAGACTTCGTCAGGTTCAATTCACGTGCCCGCCCGGCTCGCTCGACCCGCCAATAAGGTAAAAGTTAAAGAGTCGTCAACCACCATGACTCTAACAGTAACATTGCAGAGGTTAGCACTGAAGAAACCATCTACAAATGACTTAACGTTAACGTTAGAGCTCAGCTCAGAATGATACATAGGCTTGTGGATATGGGTTACAATCTACATTCAATACTTGTTCAatgtcttaatgaaggaagattatattctgatcaaactatatattttcttcataaaTGACCactcttttttttgtttctcaTTCTAGATAGAATAGGAAAATGATGACGACACTCAAAAATGTTCTCACATCCCATCAAGACTTAAAAGATACATAAAGTATTTAATGAACAATtaaactttaattttttttttcttctttacctAAAAGCATTtcgagaaattaaaaaaaaaaattgctacaaAACAACCGAAACATAAATCCAATACATATATGCCGTCAGCTGTAGGGATAAATTATCATATGCTGTGAATTAAATCACGATTAACGTCATTCAGCCTTTTCAATCGCGGGGCAGACCACAGCTGACCTCACCTTCACCACCTCACATATGGGGAAGACTGTCTGCGCGACGGAGAGAGATGACGACATCCCTACGCAAAGCAATACtctaataaaagattagaaagtagGTGATTTACATAGCCTGGCCAGATTGCAGCATTTGGCATCCTTAAAACCAACTTTTCCAAGCAATAAAACTGATCATTTCCAATCAACATAGAATTATTGCATGAGACCAAGTACAGTCAAATCTTTAGGACATATCACTAATCCTCATCCAGTCGTCATCAGGCACATAATATGCCCGATGGCTCCTACTCATGTCTAGCTGAGGTTACTCGCAAACTTTGACAATGAATGGTTATAGAAATACAACATACTTGTTGCAATGAAGCTGAACTAATATTAAATGTTTAACCTTGCAAACTTCCAGCAATGTTGTGATCATTTTCACTTGGATCCCTATTTAGTCAAAAATGTCACCATAGCCAGCCGCCAATAAGGACAATTCATCATCCTTTTAATTTCCGTGAAGACAACCTCCGGCTCTCATCCCTAGCCTTTTGATTCCCATGTTTTTTTGTCAGAGAGATTGTCCTTGCAGCTAGCTACCAAGGAGGTTAAATCATTATCCTCTAGATTGCATTGCCGATGAAGTATGCATCTTATCCTTCTCGGAGACATCAGCATCTAATTTGCATGACTCCTTGTCAGAGAGAATCTCATCACCGATAGCCACTAATGAAGATGATACATTGTCTTCTGGTTTGATTGTAGTCGGCTTTTGTCACTCGTCAGAGTTAACAACTTGCCAAGGAGCTCGCTGGCCACTTTCTTCCTCATTACTGCACATTGAGTTGTCTTTTCCTACAGAGGCCATAAGACATTGATCAGAATTACCAAAAGCTCCATGAATGCTCGAGGAATGGGCACATTCAACAAACTCATCACCTTTTATGCCTGTCCACCAGGAATTTGATTCCCCAACATAAGTAGAAACATCAGTAGATTCCTTTCGACCAGAAGAGAGAAGATCCTCATCATTGTCAAATAAACTTCCACCCAATAGTGCAGAATATAATTCCTGTGGGTGAGTAACAGAACAAAGATTTCCTTCAGTCACAGGTTTGTCTTCTTCTATTGTACTATTCAGCTGTTCAGAAGTGCCTTGCGAGACCTGTCGTTCTCCCGAAGTTCCTACCTGAATAAGCTAATGGAACAAAATAAGAAAGCAACATATAAACAGGTGAACTCATAAATACTCAAGCATAACTCTTTGAAATATCACATATATTTAATTTGGTAATGCTTCCATATATTCATTATAATCCTGCTACTAAAAATGGAATATATCAGTACATTCACATGtgtagcaaactctacaaatGCCTTTTTCTTCATACTATCCACTAAAGTTTCTCTGTTGATAAGTCAGTTGGGTTTTTACTCATTCAATTCAAATGTTTCATATCCAACAACCTATAAACTTGACAAAGTAAGCCATTGTGCTGACATATTGGAGCTGGTGGCCTAAAAAAGGAGGAAAAGGTTGTTCTGATGACTTGAGAGTTCTAATGACCAAAAGTCCATTTTCTCTAAATTTTCTGCCTCTTGGAACTCCACCTTCAAGGCCAATCAATTTCCAGTGAACCAAAAGCAAGAACTCAGGTAAATTAAACCAAAAGTTCACTTGGCAAAATAAGCAAGCCCTGTGGATAAGTTTTATGAAGTAAGCAAAGCAATGAGGCTTTAACTCAATGTCAAGGAACCAGTTCAGTATAGCCCAGTTAGGGAAACAGGCTACTCCTTGTTATAGGTTAGATGCATTAAAACTAATAAAGAACCTATTTAAAAAGCTAATAATgatatgttttttggttttgagatttataacagtTTGAAACATATATAGAACTGTCTATCATCCTGCATTCATATTCAATGCCAGCAGTGAAGTGACACGTGAATGTGTATGTGAATATAACAAGCATGGCATGACTTGTGTATATATCATGCCAatgtgtcacgaacggtcgtcgcgcacccgcaacaactccgttcaacgaaccgttcgtcgctctaatctacatgtacagttgcttggcagcatgttttggcttggttttaagtccttttgcttgtaaaaatggaagttcgaacaagttacagcgctacagtgcgactgctcaccgaaccgagcaaaacagctccgttttcgcgtgccacgggctgatttctgcagcccgctgctgcacgcgaaacgtcagccatctcagcaccctagaaccacccaggtggcacagggctggatggggcttcggtatagcgtCGAGCGTCGAACAatctttcgtaagttcgcacgttaccttgacgggaacttgttgtcgcgcccggcacccgatgagcaactgtttgtggacttgcagctgttcgttcaaccctctaaagtccttgttttcctcctctccctcttttctcttgtgcacgcaaggtgctcgctgaattgcttgtaaagcttccccttttcgcgagacgtcgggacttgtctgtcgcttgttcttcgaactaatcaactttctcttttacaggtctttcgggacctatgagaggttgcaagtgggctgatctttgcggacgcaaatcgcaagggcaaagcgcgacttaggcaacgcaagctaagttcatgtctttaccgcaagggtgcctcacgacttaggcaattctagctaagtctgtgacaaatgGCCGACCAGCATAGAACTTAACACTGTTTTGGAAATTGAATAAAGAGTGACCTTCGACAAGCAAGTGTGATACCGGGTAATGCGGAATAGATTTTGAAAGAAAGCCGATAGTACAAttgtatttgctggaataagtttttcggatagaaaaagaacgaactcacgataatactttaataaaatcgaaaaataactcatcaccaagtttaaaatcacagagggatacagaaagttcaccacctcaaggataataaacaaggatacaaaactgatAACAAaaaactcaccactcaaggaagcatccaagagatacagaattTAAGAGAGAACTCCAAGAGATTTTCTGCCAATATCATCAATTTCTAAACTCCTTTCTAACcctaaaacaccaaaataagtactagtgcatgaaacaacccttaat
Proteins encoded:
- the LOC135582248 gene encoding internal alternative NAD(P)H-ubiquinone oxidoreductase A1, mitochondrial-like isoform X2, which encodes MLLSRIAKTAFSQSSQAARIAAGNHYMGMLRKGFPAAPPYHTWLRDVISSGNGDRSSLLRPADVFRVNSRGIGHTPHFQYPSAEAVRDDLYSGADDARVPGLEPTKAGEKPRVVVLGTGWAGCRFLKGLDTKLYDIVCISPRNHMVFTPLLASTCVGTLEFRSVAEPVNRIQSALSGAPNSYFYLASCTGIDTHKHQVCCESVSGAGLPDEPYHFKVAYDKLVIAAGADPLTFNIKGVKEHAMFLREVQHAQEIRRKLLLNLMLSEAPGISEEEKKRLLHCVVIGGGPTGVEFSGELSDFIMRDVRQRFSHVKDYIQVTLIEASEILSSFDVGLRQYATNHLTKSGVRLVRGVVKEVLPEKILLSDGTCVPYGLLVWSTGVGPSEFVKSLDLPKSPGGRIGVDEWLRVPSVEDVFALGDCAGFLEQTGRPVLPALAQVAEREGKYLANLFNQMGKQNGGRAHCAKDIPLGDPFVYRHLGSMASVGRYKALVDLRQSKDAKGISMAGFVSWFIWRSAYLTRVVSWRNRFYVAVNWATTLVFGRDNSRIG
- the LOC135582248 gene encoding internal alternative NAD(P)H-ubiquinone oxidoreductase A1, mitochondrial-like isoform X1, which gives rise to MFDDDDDDDDLIMLVIYLVVCWLCSYCFLLLLQSVAAVTTKMLLSRIAKTAFSQSSQAARIAAGNHYMGMLRKGFPAAPPYHTWLRDVISSGNGDRSSLLRPADVFRVNSRGIGHTPHFQYPSAEAVRDDLYSGADDARVPGLEPTKAGEKPRVVVLGTGWAGCRFLKGLDTKLYDIVCISPRNHMVFTPLLASTCVGTLEFRSVAEPVNRIQSALSGAPNSYFYLASCTGIDTHKHQVCCESVSGAGLPDEPYHFKVAYDKLVIAAGADPLTFNIKGVKEHAMFLREVQHAQEIRRKLLLNLMLSEAPGISEEEKKRLLHCVVIGGGPTGVEFSGELSDFIMRDVRQRFSHVKDYIQVTLIEASEILSSFDVGLRQYATNHLTKSGVRLVRGVVKEVLPEKILLSDGTCVPYGLLVWSTGVGPSEFVKSLDLPKSPGGRIGVDEWLRVPSVEDVFALGDCAGFLEQTGRPVLPALAQVAEREGKYLANLFNQMGKQNGGRAHCAKDIPLGDPFVYRHLGSMASVGRYKALVDLRQSKDAKGISMAGFVSWFIWRSAYLTRVVSWRNRFYVAVNWATTLVFGRDNSRIG